Part of the Qipengyuania sp. SS22 genome, AGTGACCGAGATTGCGATGCTGCGGGTCGCGGCGGCGGATCAATTCACTGGCGATCCAGCCCAGCGTATAGGCGTGGTTCCCGGCGTAATCGCCCGGGGTCCAGTGGGGCTTCTGCCGCGCAATGGCAGCGCAGATGGCGTCCTCGTCACCCAGATTGTCGAGCGTGAGCGAAAAGTCGATTGCCGAAAGGCCGGCCTGTTCGGACAGTGCCTCGCCCACCGTGACCGCGCCTTTGCCATGCGCTGCGAATTCGGGCCAGATATCGGCCACCGGCTCGTCATAGGCGAACAGTCCGCGCGATACCGCGACCGCGCCCGCCATGCCGGTGATACCCTTGGTCAGCGAATAGATAAGCGCAACATCGTCGCGCTGCCATTCCTGTGTGCGCGCCTTGTCCTGCCACCCGCCCTGCAGGTCGACCACGGTCTCGCCATGATGGATGATCGTGCAGGCCGCGCCCAGCGCCGTGCGCGCCTGGATCGCGGCAGCGAAGGCATGCGCAACCGGTTCGAACCCGGGCGCGACGTAACCCCGCGTCCAATCGGCTGGATTGCTATTCGTCTCTTTGGTTTGAACGCTCATGCGGCGTAGCTGTTGCATCGACGACCCCCCGGCTCGATATCGGCGAGATCGCGCTCGCCCTCGTCAGGGCAAATAGCGATAATTGGTTAACGGCGCGTATGGGTTTGCCGCAGGAAGGGCGCTCGGCCCGCTCGCCACGCGCCAATCCAACGTGCGAAGCGTTTGAAATGGTTCGTCGGGCGTGCGAAACCAGGGGCCATGAGCGGAGAAGCGAAAACCGGCGCATGGCGCTTCGCAGTCGATCGCGGCGGGACCTTTACCGATGTCGTCGCAGTGACCCCCGCAGGGGCGCTGGTGACTGACAAGCTGTTGTCCGAGAACCCCGATCACTATCCCGATGCCGCGAGCGAGGCGGTCCGCCGGCTGATGGAACAGCATGGCACTGCGCCGATTGCCGAATTGCGGATCGGCACCACGGTCGCGACCAATGCCCTGCTCGAACGCAAGGGCGAACGCTTGGCGCTGGCGATCACGCGCGGCTTTGGCGATGCGCTGCGGATCGGCAACCAGGCGCGGCCCGACATCTTCGCGCGCCATATCGTGCTGCCCGAACAATTGCCCGCCCGGGTCATCGAGATCGCAGAACGTGTGGGCGCCGACGGCACGGTACTGACACCGCTCGACGAGGGGGCGGCACGGGCCGATTTCGCCGCGCTGCGCGCCGAAGGTTTCGATGCGCTCGCCATCGTCCTGATGCATGGCTGGAAATATCGCGGGCACGAGGAGCGGTTGGCCCGGATCGCCCGCGAACTCGGCTTCGCACAAGTGAGCATCAGCCATGAAGTCGCCCCGCTTATCCGCCTGATCCCGCGCGGCGATACGACGGTGGTGGACGCCTATCTCTCGCCCGTGCTGCGGCGCTATACCGACACGCTGCAGGCGGGGCTGCCCGACACGAAAAGCCTGCGGTTCATGCAATCGAATGGCGGGCTGGCCGAAGTCGGCGCATTTCGCGGCAAGGATGCCATCCTGTCGGGACCCGCGGGCGGAGTGGTCGGCATGGTCGCCGCAAGCACCCCGCTCGGGCACGACCGGCTGATCGGTTTCGACATGGGCGGGACCAGCACCGATGTGGCGCATTATGCGGGCGAGTACGAACTGACCGGTGACAGCGTGGTCGCGGGCGTCCGGGTCGCGGCCCCGATGATGCAGATTCATACCGTCGCTGCCGGGGGCGGCTCGATCTGCCAGTTCGACGGCGGACGGTTCCGCGTCGGGCCCGACAGCGCGGGCGCCGATCCCGGCCCCGCCTGCTACCGGAAGGGCGGACCGCTGACAGTTACCGACTGCAACCTGTTTCTTGGTCGGATCGACCCGGCGTTCTTCCCCCACGTGTTCGGTCCGGGCGGCGACCAGCCGCTCGATCCCGATGCAGCCCGAGAACGGCTCGAGGCAGTGGCAGCGGCGCTGCCCGAATCGCAGGACCTCGCCGCGATTGCCGAGGGCTTTCTCGCCATCGCGGTCGACAATATGGCCAATGCCATTCGCAAGATTAGTGTGGCGCGCGGGCACGACGTAACCGCTTATGCGCTCGCCTGCTTCGGGGGTGCCGGGGGCCAACACGCCTGCCGGGTCGCCGACGAGCTGGGCATGGAGACCGTGCTGGTCCACCCGCTCGCGGGGATACTCTCGGCCTATGGCATCGGCCTGGCGCCGGTAAAGGCGATCCACGAAGTTAGCATCGTGCGCGGTCTGGAGGAGGATTTCTCCAACGACCTGCGCGCTCTCGAACAGGATGCACGCGCGGCGCTGGCCGAACAAGGCATCGCGACGGACGCGGTGACGGTGGAATGCCATGCGCGGCTGCGGTTTGCGGGCAGCGACAGCCTGCTCCCCATCCCCTGCGAGAAACCTGGAGCGATGGACCACGCCTTTCGCGCGCTCCACCGCCAACGGTTCGGCTATTCCGACGCCGAAGCCCCGATTATCGTCGAGGCATTGAGCGTGGAAGCCAGCGGACGGAGCGGCGGCCTTGGTCACGTCCAGCCGTCACCGGTTGCCACATCGGGCACCGCGTCGGGCAGTTGGCACACGGTCGCGCGCGCTACGATGGCTCAGGGTGACCGCGTCGACGGCCTCGCGCTGGTGATCGACCCGGGTTCGACCACTGTGGTCGAAGCGGGCTGGCAGGCGCAGATTGCCGAGGAGGGAAGCCTCGTACTGACGCGCACGCAAGCGCTGCACCGCGACCGCGCATTGGGCACCGAAGCCGACCCGGTCCGGCTCGAGATCTTCAACAATCTGTTCATGGCCATCGCCGAGGAAATGGGCGTCTTGCTGCAATCGTCCGCGACCTCGGTCAACATCAAGGAACGGCTCGATTTCTCCTGCGCGCTGTTCGATGCGGAAGGCGCGTTGATCGCCAATGCACCGCATATCCCGGTGCATCTCGGCAGCATGGGTGACAGCATTGCGCGGGTGATCGAGGCACGCGGGGCGCGGGCCGACGGGCGCGGGTTCCGGCGCGGCGATGCCTATGTGCTCAACGATCCCTATCGCGGGGGGACCCATTTGCCCGACATCACGCTGATCGTGCCGGTGTTCTATGGCGAGAAGGGCGATGCGCCCGATGCCTTCGTCGCCGCACGCGGGCATCATTCGGACATTGGCGGGATCGCGCCCGGATCGATGCCGCCCACCAGCCGCACGATCGAGGAGGAAGGCGTCCTGATCGACAATTTCCTGCTGGTCGATGCAGGCGCGTTTCGCGAACAGGCCATGCGCGATCAGCTGGCGTCGGGCCGCTACCCCGCGCGCAATCCCGATCGCAACTTGTCCGACTTGCGCGCGCAGCTTGCCGCCTGCTCGAGAGGGGCGGAACTGCTCTGCCTTGCCGCGCGCGACAATGGCCCTGCGGTGGTTGCGGCCTATATGGGCCATGTCCTCGCCAATGCCGAAGAAAGCGTACGGCGATTGCTCGACCGGCTGCAGGACGGCGATTTCGCCTATCCGATGGACAATGGCGCGGTGGTCAAGGTTGCGATCCGCATCGACCATGCGAACCGTTCGGCGGTGTTCGACTTCACCGGCACCAGCGATCAGCTACCCGACAATTTCAACGCGCCGCGATCGATTACCCGCGCCGCGGCGCTGTACGTCGTGCGCACCCTGATCGACGATGCCATCCCGATGAACGATGGGTGCCTGCGTCCGATCGAACTGGTCGTGCCGCCCGGCTCGATGCTCGACCCGCAACCGGGAGCGGCGGTGGTGGCGGGCAATGTCGAGACCAGCCAGGCGGTCACCGACACGCTGTTTGCGGCGACCGGCCGCCTGGCACCCAGCCAGGGGACGATGAACAACTTCACTTTCGGCGACGGGACCGACCAATATTACGAGACGATCTGCGGCGGTTCGGGCGCAGGGGCCGGCCACGACGGCACCAACGCGGTACAGACGCATATGACCAATTCGCGGCTGACCGATCCCGAAATTCTCGAAACCCGCCTGCCCGTAAGGTTGGAGACGTTCGCGATCCGCCACGGCTCGGGCGGGCGCGGCACATTCTGCGGCGGCGACGGGGTGGAGCGGCGGATCACCTTCCTCCAACCGATGCACGCCAACATGCTCGCCAACCGGCGGAGGATCGCGCCGCGCGGCATTTGCGGCGGGCATGATGCCGCGCCGGGCCGCAACTGGGTCGAGCGCGCGGACGGCTCGCGCGAGGATCTGGGCGCGACCGCCTCTGCCGAGATGCAGCCCGGCGATACATTCGGGATCCTGACCCCGGGCGGAGGTGGCTTCGGCCCTCCCCGCCCGGACTAGGTCGGACGGTCAGACGGCGGCGTCGCGCTTGACCGTGATCACCTGCGGGTAGGTGAATTCCTTCAGCCCATCGATGCCGTATTCGGCGCCGAAGCCCGATTGCTTGTGCCCGCCAAACGGCGCGAAGGGCGAAAGCTGCATGAATTCGTTGATCCAGACGGTCCCGGTCTCGAGCTGTTCGGCGATCTCGACGCCCTTGTCGGTGTCCTTGGTCCAGACAGCGCCGGCCAGGCCGTATTCCGAATTGTTCGCCCGCTCGATCACTTCGTCGACCGTATCGAACTTCATCAGCGGCATGACCGGGCCGAACTGTTCCTCGGCCACGATCCGCGCATCTTCGGGCGGATTGTCGAGGATCGTGATCGGCACGTAATAGCCGGTGCCCGACGGGTCTTTCTCACCGCCGGTGAGGAACTTGTAACCGTTGTCGCGCGCATCCTGAATGAGGTCGAGCACGCGTTCGTACTGCTTCTTGTTCTGGATCGGACCGACGCCGGTGCCCTGCTGCGAACCATCGCCCACCACCACGGTCTTTGCGTAAGCGGCAATCGCCTGCGACAGATCGTCGTAGATGTCCTTGTGGATGTAGATCCGCTTGGCCGCGATGCAGACCTGGCCCGCATTGGAGAAGCTCGACCAGAACAGCTGCTCGGCGACCTTTTCGACATCGGCGTCGGGCAGCACGATCGACGCGTCATTGCCCCCCAGTTCGAGCGTGATGCGCTTGAGATCGCCCGATGCGCCTTCCATGATCTTCTTCCCCGTCGCGGTCGAGCCGGTGAAGGTGATCTTGTCGATGTCGGGGTGCTCGGTGATGAGCGGGCCGAGCGTGTCTTCGCCAGTGATGATATTCACCGTGCCCGCCGGGACCACATCCTTGATCAGTTCGGCGATCCGCAGCGTGGTCAGCGGCGTGAACGGCGACGGCTTGAGCACGATGGTGCAGCCTGCAACCAGCGCAGGGACGATCTTCTGGATCGCCATCATGATCGGGAAGTTCCACGGTACGATCCCGCCGACCACGCCCACCGGTACGCGCCGCGTGCGCGAGAGGCGGGTATCGTCATCCTGGTTGATGACATCGTCGAGCGTGAGCGTCGACTGCGCGGCGGCGAGGCCTGCCGCGCCGTAAATCTCCTGCTGCGCCTGCGTGTGCGGCTTGCCCTGTTCGGAAGTCAGCAAGCGGTAGAGCTCGTCCGCGTTTTCCTTGATTGCGGCGGCAATCCCCTGAACGACCTTCTGCCGTTCCTCGGGCGTGGTTTTCTTCCACTGCGTGAACGCGCGGCGCGCGGCAGCGACCGCGCTGTCGAGTTCTTCCTTGCCGCAGGACGGCACACGGCCGACGACCTGCTCGGTGGCGGGGTTGAGCACCTCGAGCCATTGGCCGTTATCGACCATCTTGCCGTCGATCAGGTTCTTGTAGTCGGTCATGTCTCTCTCCT contains:
- a CDS encoding hydantoinase B/oxoprolinase family protein, coding for MSGEAKTGAWRFAVDRGGTFTDVVAVTPAGALVTDKLLSENPDHYPDAASEAVRRLMEQHGTAPIAELRIGTTVATNALLERKGERLALAITRGFGDALRIGNQARPDIFARHIVLPEQLPARVIEIAERVGADGTVLTPLDEGAARADFAALRAEGFDALAIVLMHGWKYRGHEERLARIARELGFAQVSISHEVAPLIRLIPRGDTTVVDAYLSPVLRRYTDTLQAGLPDTKSLRFMQSNGGLAEVGAFRGKDAILSGPAGGVVGMVAASTPLGHDRLIGFDMGGTSTDVAHYAGEYELTGDSVVAGVRVAAPMMQIHTVAAGGGSICQFDGGRFRVGPDSAGADPGPACYRKGGPLTVTDCNLFLGRIDPAFFPHVFGPGGDQPLDPDAARERLEAVAAALPESQDLAAIAEGFLAIAVDNMANAIRKISVARGHDVTAYALACFGGAGGQHACRVADELGMETVLVHPLAGILSAYGIGLAPVKAIHEVSIVRGLEEDFSNDLRALEQDARAALAEQGIATDAVTVECHARLRFAGSDSLLPIPCEKPGAMDHAFRALHRQRFGYSDAEAPIIVEALSVEASGRSGGLGHVQPSPVATSGTASGSWHTVARATMAQGDRVDGLALVIDPGSTTVVEAGWQAQIAEEGSLVLTRTQALHRDRALGTEADPVRLEIFNNLFMAIAEEMGVLLQSSATSVNIKERLDFSCALFDAEGALIANAPHIPVHLGSMGDSIARVIEARGARADGRGFRRGDAYVLNDPYRGGTHLPDITLIVPVFYGEKGDAPDAFVAARGHHSDIGGIAPGSMPPTSRTIEEEGVLIDNFLLVDAGAFREQAMRDQLASGRYPARNPDRNLSDLRAQLAACSRGAELLCLAARDNGPAVVAAYMGHVLANAEESVRRLLDRLQDGDFAYPMDNGAVVKVAIRIDHANRSAVFDFTGTSDQLPDNFNAPRSITRAAALYVVRTLIDDAIPMNDGCLRPIELVVPPGSMLDPQPGAAVVAGNVETSQAVTDTLFAATGRLAPSQGTMNNFTFGDGTDQYYETICGGSGAGAGHDGTNAVQTHMTNSRLTDPEILETRLPVRLETFAIRHGSGGRGTFCGGDGVERRITFLQPMHANMLANRRRIAPRGICGGHDAAPGRNWVERADGSREDLGATASAEMQPGDTFGILTPGGGGFGPPRPD
- a CDS encoding aldehyde dehydrogenase family protein gives rise to the protein MTDYKNLIDGKMVDNGQWLEVLNPATEQVVGRVPSCGKEELDSAVAAARRAFTQWKKTTPEERQKVVQGIAAAIKENADELYRLLTSEQGKPHTQAQQEIYGAAGLAAAQSTLTLDDVINQDDDTRLSRTRRVPVGVVGGIVPWNFPIMMAIQKIVPALVAGCTIVLKPSPFTPLTTLRIAELIKDVVPAGTVNIITGEDTLGPLITEHPDIDKITFTGSTATGKKIMEGASGDLKRITLELGGNDASIVLPDADVEKVAEQLFWSSFSNAGQVCIAAKRIYIHKDIYDDLSQAIAAYAKTVVVGDGSQQGTGVGPIQNKKQYERVLDLIQDARDNGYKFLTGGEKDPSGTGYYVPITILDNPPEDARIVAEEQFGPVMPLMKFDTVDEVIERANNSEYGLAGAVWTKDTDKGVEIAEQLETGTVWINEFMQLSPFAPFGGHKQSGFGAEYGIDGLKEFTYPQVITVKRDAAV